The Lactobacillus sp. ESL0680 genome has a segment encoding these proteins:
- the rplJ gene encoding 50S ribosomal protein L10 → MSKAAIAAKEKLVDAFAEELKAAKAILIIDYLGLTVEEVTAMRKELRENDVKMKVIKNTYLRRAAVKAGIEGLDDTFVGPTAVVYTDNADDITEPARIVSKYEDNFEVLDIKGGMLEGKLTSKEEIKELAAIPGREGLLSMLVSVLQAPVRDFACVVKAVADSKDEAAE, encoded by the coding sequence TTGAGTAAAGCTGCTATTGCTGCAAAGGAAAAGCTTGTTGATGCTTTTGCTGAAGAACTTAAAGCTGCAAAGGCTATCTTAATTATTGACTACCTTGGTTTAACTGTTGAAGAAGTTACTGCTATGCGTAAGGAACTTCGTGAAAACGATGTTAAGATGAAGGTTATCAAGAACACTTATTTAAGGCGTGCCGCTGTTAAGGCTGGTATTGAAGGACTTGACGACACTTTTGTTGGCCCTACTGCTGTTGTTTACACTGACAACGCTGATGACATTACTGAACCTGCACGCATTGTTTCTAAATACGAAGATAACTTTGAAGTTTTGGACATCAAGGGTGGTATGCTTGAAGGTAAATTGACTTCTAAAGAAGAAATCAAGGAACTTGCTGCTATTCCTGGCCGCGAAGGCTTACTGTCAATGCTTGTATCTGTATTGCAAGCTCCAGTTCGCGACTTCGCATGTGTTGTTAAAGCTGTTGCTGATTCAAAAGACGAAGCTGCAGAATAA